The window GAAAATTTTAGTGATggcattttgcaaaatatttttggaaGCTGCTTCACACCCCCTTGTTTTTAGCACTAAGAAATAGAGTAATTTTTAATGGCCCATATTTTGAACCAATCAGGACGCAGCCGACGGATCACCCCATTATAGTCGATCTAAGCCGTCCACCTCCTACAGAGCCAGCGCCTCTCCTCCCTCGATCCCCTTCCTTCTCGAGAAACCCTAGGTCTCTACCCCTCCTCCCCCATCCAGATCCAggtccctcctccgccgcctccctcttccccgatccccgatccagatccaggtcCTCTAACCCTAGGTGCTACAACCATCCCAGCCACCATCCTCCCCACCACCGTCCCGGCCGCCGCGCCCGCGACTGTCCTCCCCGCCGCCCCGGACACCGCCGCCACCTCCATCGCCTCCCCGGACCCGGCCGCCACGCGCGCCTTCCTGGGCCGCCTCTACAACTCGGCCAAGTGCTCCCTCTCGGGCGCCCGCCCCTGGCCCGAGCTCGTGGACCGTGCCGCGCACTCGCGCCCGGACTCCCTCTTCGACACCACCGCCCGCCTCCGCAAGAACCTCGCCTACTTCCATGTCAACTATGCCGCGCTCTCCTTCCTCGCGCACCCCTTCTCCCTCGTCGCCCTCCTCGCGTTCCTCGCCGCCTGGTGCTTCCTCTACCTCCTCCGCCCCACCGATGTCGTCCCACTCAACGCCTTCGGCCGCACCTTCTCCAACCCCATCGATGCGGTGACCCcgccgaaggaggcggtggccTCCCCGCGGCCGGGGCGAAGCTGGAGAGGATGCAGCCTCTGGAGTAGCCCCAGAGGGACGCTCTCTGCGGCGAGCTCGGGGCGGGCGACGCCGGGCGTCGGGTCCGGCTCTGCGGCTGGGTCTCCCTCCGCCGCTCCCACGCTGGCCTCACCTTCCTCACCCTCCGCGACTCCTCCACCATGGTCCAGGTGACCCACCGATGCACCGTGGCCCGCCTCCCATGGCGCACCCCCGCCCCGAACCCATCGACCGTGAGAAGGTCAGCTAGGCCTCCGCAACCCTAATGTTTTTACTTGTTATACTAGCATGCGGGCATATGCTAGTGTGCAGTTCAGTAAGCACTGTATTTAGGCATGTTATTCGGTTTTGCGTTTAGAGGATTGCGAGGACTGATTGACTGAATTCTTCTTGTGCAGACCTGCCCCCTCCTGCTCCGGGTTTTCACCAAGGTAAGGCCCAGTTGTCTCTTTTCTTCTACTCTTTCGTCTTCTTTTTAGCGCACTTGCAGTCGAGAGCGCATTATGATATCCTCAATTCGCTTGGTTTGTGCAATATTTGATTGGATCTTGTGGTCCATGGATGGTCGGTAGCGAAGTAATCGGAAACGTATGGTGCTATCCGAATGATGCTACTAAAACATGGTCCATTACCACTGTGCTCACACTGTTGCATTTTTTAAGGATGTATAAGTTCTGTTCCTGATGGTGCTGTGTAGGTCGGTTCGACCGTATGGCACCTGTAGTTGAGCAGCACTTGATTAGGTGTTTAACTCTAGTTGTTGCTAATAACAAGCATGACTTGGTGATACAACGGAGGATCCCAAAATTTATTTATCATAATGTTGGTTTGTTTGATAGGCCTTATGTACAGTTTTAATTCAACATGAGACCTGGCTAATTAGGGGCCAAAGGGCGTGTAAACATAGCTAGACCCATTTATCCGTAATAAACTCTTAAGGATTTTTTTGACTGTATAAACTCTTAAGGATTGAACATATAAATCACACACTTTGGATGTCGCAATCATTAAATCTTAACAAATTTTGGTGAAGGCCATCAGAAGTTCAGCACTAACCTATTTATCATGGCTGACAGACGTGCAGTTTGCAAATTCCATTATTTTTAGCACTCTTAAGTCACTACATGTCATACAATTTTTCAACCCAACAATTTAAACACCACATATGTGCATTGCTCAAGGAGTATCTGTTGGTGTTGGAACTGTGAGCTCAATTTTAGGGGAAGTACTTAGCTGCCAATGTTGGGTCACCATCTTTGGCTGAAAAAATGGACATTATTTTTTAGGAAGATGGATGCTATTCATGTAGTCACTGGATTCTGCATTTTAATTTTCAAGTCAGCTATGGCTATTCTTAATCCTTGCCAGAAAGAATTGTAGTAAGCATGTACTGCTTAAGAAATCTGAGAATTTTTTGTTGTGGGCGATCTGGAAAATAGACAAGTAGAGATCCTTACACTCTCCAACTTTTATCTTCTGTAACAGTTCTGAACAATGTCTTCTCAGCGCAGACTGCAGATTTGTGAATAAATACACAGTAATACAGAAAATTGATCCTGGTTATTTTTTTCTAGGTTGGTGGCCATCACCTAAATGAAGAATTTTCTGAGAGAGGGAAGGAGCCAAAAGATGAAGTTCAGATTTACACATGGAAGGATGCCACACTCCAGGAGCTCATTGTAGTTAAGTGACTGCATGGCTGTTGTGGCCTTGCTATGTTTGTACCTGAAGTCGCACCTCTATAATTGTTTTTCCTATGTTGGAACGTGTCTAGTTAATGACCAGTGGTTACTTATGCTTATTGTGTATCACATTGAAAAAGAAAATGCACAATGACTTACCTTTGTATGTCAGGATTTTTTCTTCATCTGTTACTCTTCCTTTTGCTAGTGACTTCACTGTCTTGTGAGATTTTGCTTCTTTATTACAGGGTTAAATAGTCCACTATTTTGTCTGGTCTCTGTGTCTCTCAATGACAGCAATCTGAACTGATGTATTGTTTGCCTTAAAAAGCATGGCTGCAACCATTCCTAATTTTTGTTCGGTTTGGATTTGGATGCAGcaggtgctctgctcttgcgcacgGTGTGTGTCACCGGTGCAgcggtgctctgctcttgcgcacgGTGACCGGCGTGACGGCGGCTATGTATGGCAGCGACCACAAGCTCATCGGGGAGCGGCTCCCTCTCCTACCCCTAGTTCTCTTTTCTAAGATGTAGTGTTCTAAGCAGAAGATCTATTTGCTAGTACTTGGGCTCACTGCTGTTTATATTTGATTATTCTATTATTATGTATACTGAAAATGCTATAACGAATTTACTGCTCATATTCCTATACAAAAGCCCTCGTGCGAATTAATAACATGCTTCATTTCTGAATAAACAGGGAAGTTGAAGATTTCACTAGGAGGCTCAATTCCGTTTGGCCTGAAAGAATGCATTTGGGTCAAGAAAGAAGAATTGAGTCGCAACTGATTGGTGGTAATGGTTCTCTGCAGAGATTTTCTAGTAATTTTTTCCATATAGAATAGTTGAAACTTTAGTGAGTAAAGAATTTAGCCCACTACTGAATCTTTTGGAAGAACAGAAGGTTTTACATACTAAAGGACACTGTTTGGTTAGTCCAACATAAAGTAGGAATTACCTCATTCTTGCACTAGCTCATTCCATAACTGGGTCAAGTGATAATTTGTATGTGCCCGCAGGGTTCAATCACAGGTGAGTGCCGTGCGGTAGAGAGTAAAGAATTTGCATTGCCCCATTAATTAAGTTTCTTTTATCTATTCAACACACTCCAACTTGTTGGTTTAATCAAATCCTCTAGTAATGCCACAGCTTGTCATGGATGTCGCATTTCCTCTGTTTTTGGGGAATTTCGAGATGTACCATTCTCTGTTTTGGGAATTTCTTTGCCGTAAATTATTATAGCCAATTGTTTAGAATTGTTTTTGCGGGGAGCAAATCTGTATAtgcaaagtgtgtgtgtgtgtatccagTGAGCAAATCTGTAGTAATTATAGAGTATATTATCTTCTTTCTTTTATTGGCAATTTTCTGCTCAGTTCTCTTTTGACATATAGTTTGTTCTCTTTGAATGTGCAGATGGTATGATGTGGTGGTTATCTTTTTTTGTTGCTGGAACCTGGATGTCATATGTTATGTGATTTGAGCCAAATGGCATATTGTAATATTTTTATTGCTGGTTTTTATGTACGATGTCATGAAGATGTACGTTTGAAATGTTGCTTTGATAGCAAAATTGTATTCCTGTGTACATGCTGCTTTGACAgcaaaattatgaaaatttctcaacAATATTGggaaaaattgtattcctttgtactGCGCCTGAAAAGGCTACAACCAACTGATGATGTTACtagaacctgacaactgggacccatctgactagtggacccttcttttgggaaaaaaagaaaaactaaattcgtttagacaaaaaggccacaacccaacaataaaaaggctgcaatgttgggcttggcccatgaagctgatcaaaaattgatagaaaaaatacattaaaaaggccgaattgttgggctaggcccatgtagaaaatcgaattggaccgggatgaatcttgtgccacgtcagattgccacgctggatgcctacatggcctggggaggttgctagtgaccaaaatgccacagtacacgtattttggtcatatcttcgaccattccagaagaaaggtcgctatagtcagtttatgacggccagcttttgaccttatgtttttggtcacaaaaaggtcacaaatggaaatctGTGACCATTcattgaccaatagtggtggtcacaagttgacatatttcttgtagtgaatggCCTTCCCACCAAGATCCATTACTGAGTGAACCACCGGGGCACGTGTCACTGCCCGCCCACCCCTGGCAAACTTACGCACCCGACCAACCACCCGACCCAGGATCGACGGACCAGCTTCGATGGCCAACACAAGAGCCACCGACGAGTCGACCTCATCCACATACGAAGCTTTGAAATAGGGATCAAGAGCCCAAACATGATTAGATGACACAAACAATGGAGATGCAAGCATGGCAACAAGGATGGAGAGGAGGAAGGCGAAGTAGAAGGGGGCAAAGACAGCCGTGCTGGTAGAGCAGAGCTAGCATGACAGAGGGGAACTGAGGACCGTGGGGAGGTCACTGGAGAGGATATGGACAGGGGTTGGGGCAGGGGAAAGGAGCAGAGAGAAAGCCATCTGGCGCCAGATGTTGCATTTTCATAACTTGTTTCCTTTCCCCATCTATCTGTTACACATCTCCACCTAGAGAGATAATATAATTTTGCATGAAGTAGACTGGACCAGTAATTGAGCTATCCCGATACCATTGCTGACACCATTTTGAAGATCCCATGAATGGTATCAGGAGCAAGACTAAGGCACACTGTTCATTTGAGGCTTTAACCAAAAAATAAGAGGAGCTAGTCATAGGATCTCCAACCGGAACCCCCTCTTGTCCCCATATGTTCGGGTGACAGCCCAAACATGGCCAAATAGAAACTTTCCAATCAATTGGACCCCCAAACCTATGTCTCCCCATATGCCATATTACATCAAAAAGCTCGTGAGGATATATTTATTTTTGCACCATACTCATACTCAGTGCAGTTTTGAATCATTCACTGAGAAACAAAAGTAGTTGTATTCTTCATATAGAGTTTACACAGAAAGAGTACTAGACCTAGAGGGTTGGATGATACACATGATTCTAGTAATtaaacacaatccaaactacttcgAAACACTAGAGCGACCAATTATCTTTTGCCATTGATCTCTGGGGATATTCCCACAAGAAAGACCTGGGCATGGGAATCCTCAAGGGCGCCGACCTACGGCGACACAATCGTGTCAACCATCCACTACAAAAAGATACATCTATAACATTATTGCCTGAACAAAAACTTTTTCTGTCACAGAtatgacacttccatgatgataattatgacaaaaacacatatcatcatagatgcggtgggctcctacttatatgacaaaacattatgatagaaaatgggcttttcgtcctgggcaggtcgGAGATGCacccgcatgacattctttggcccATCCATGACATAAAACAAAGTCAAACTAGGTACATATTGAACACAAACGATCGATCCCACTACATACTGAAGTCAATCATTCCctttgctgctaactgaacccgagtgttggtgtcaaaaccggtagacctcggggtagggggtcccgagctatggatctCAGATCAAGGGTAATAGGAACAAAGGAGACGATGtttaccccggttcgggccctcttgatggaggtaaaaccctacgtcctgctcttgtttatattgaagaagatgtatcaagtacagagttgatctacctcgagatcgtaatgtgtggtctaactctagggctaggtgaatgattTGAGTTGATGTCCCCCCTATGGGCTAAACCCTATGGATTATATACACGCCAGGGAGGGTGCTAGGGTTGCCAGGTCGTGGCTACAAGCTAAGCGACAATGGTGATCTTGGTGTATACGTCAAGTCTTTGGGGGAGGAAGTCTTGATTACGCCTCCTACATGCGGTTTCCGGTGTCCATCTTGATCACGAATGGTGGCTTGCTGGCCCATCCTGAGGAGAACGGGCCTGCTGGGTaagtacccccttatctaggacaccGCCAGTAGCCCCTAAACGGGTCTTCAATGCCGAGTACAACTTTACAGGACTTCGGATCTAGAGTCTTCGGCTCGACAGGCGAGTTCCCCTCTAAGGAGTCTTTGAATTCCAACTGTCCTGCCAGGTGGACCCTGACCCGCCGCATGCAGCCCCAATCCCTGGCCTTGGCAACCACACCTTTACGTGGAAGCGAATCAACTTATGCCGAAACGTCGAAGCGTCGGTCTTCCCCCTTTATATATAGAATTGCTCGCGTTAATTCACTGCATCGACCCAATTCCTCGCTTTAGAGCCAACCGCATAAGCACTCCTTGTCCCCAAGTCCATCCTCTAGAGCTTCCCATGGCGAGTGATGTAGGCTCCTCAAGGCGCCCTCACGGCCCCATCAGAGGTGATTGGGGCagccgtgtgatacgtctccaatgtatctataatttttgattgttccatgctattatattatccatcactggtacgcgtcggtgctatacaaacgatttttgacccctttccacgatggcgttcggaaccgtcaccaagtgagtgacggcgatagggggtccttcccacacaacctagaaaccatcggggatatgccctcttggcacacacgctcggcaaaatgaggtcgtgtgcgatcggtgagcgctcaaatacggaaatacatacagtagagctaaaaaaatacaattatacaggcgaaattgaatccggtcacaagtacatcccacacagtcagtcctcgCTAAAcgattccgttcatatgtacatcctacATAGTCggtccaaggaaaacatttccgttcacaggtacatcacacacaattttcccctttaaatcatttgtgatagcgttgccattgcacacgatattaacaatttattgtttgcgttattgaatgcatcacacatggtgcgtagaaggaactgtgtggcaaaggctatccatcacacacaactttatgtggtaaacatttgcgcaaggtggcctaatgcaaacagttttcaagaggatgtcgtgtgtgcagtggagattgatcgcacacgcagtggatcctagaaacgtttctGATCTCCATGTCTATCTCTGACGTTTCAATTTTGCAAACCGTGTGCcctgtaatccctaattaatccctaatttaaaaatcacatgttttgaatttgaaagtaggcaatcacttatttcatatccaaccatgtttattacaaatataggttcaaccatgaaTGCATATTTCGATGC is drawn from Triticum dicoccoides isolate Atlit2015 ecotype Zavitan chromosome 4A, WEW_v2.0, whole genome shotgun sequence and contains these coding sequences:
- the LOC119283391 gene encoding PRA1 family protein B2-like, producing MTAPTILPTTVPAAAPATVLPAAPDTAATSIASPDPAATRAFLGRLYNSAKCSLSGARPWPELVDRAAHSRPDSLFDTTARLRKNLAYFHVNYAALSFLAHPFSLVALLAFLAAWCFLYLLRPTDVVPLNAFGRTFSNPIDAVTPPKEAVASPRPGRSWRGCSLWSSPRGTLSAASSGRATPGVGSGSAAGSPSAAPTLASPSSPSATPPPWSR